A window of the Oryza brachyantha chromosome 5, ObraRS2, whole genome shotgun sequence genome harbors these coding sequences:
- the LOC102717989 gene encoding ERBB-3 BINDING PROTEIN 1, translating to MSSDDEVREEKELDLSSSDVVTKYKDAADIINNALKLVVSLCKPKAKIVDICERGDSYIREQTGNIYKNVKRKIERGIAFPTCLSVNNTVCHFSPLATDEAVLEENDMVKIDMGCHIDGFIAVVGHTHVIHDGPVTGRAADVLAAANTAAEVALRLVRPGKKNKDVTEAIQKVAAAYDCKIVEGVLSHQLKQFVIDGNKVVLSVSNADTKVDDAEFEENEVYAIDIVTSTGEGKPKLLDEKQTTIYKRAVDKNYHLKMKASRFIFSEISQKFPIMPFTARALEEKRARLGLVECMNHELLQPYPVLHEKPGDLVAHIKFTVLLLPSGSQRVTSHPLQEFQPKSIEDNAEIKAWLALGTKTKKKSGGKKKKGKKGDAAEAEPMEEGSNDANKE from the exons ATGTCGTCGGACGATGAGGTCAGGGAGGAGAAGGAGCTcgacctctcctcctccgacgtCGTCACCAAGTACAAGGATGCCGCCGATATCATTAACA ATGCTCTTAAGTTGGTAGTGTCTTTGTGCAAGCCAAAAGCCAAGATTGTTGACATTTGTGAAAGGGGTGATTCTTACATAAGAGA GCAAACTGGCAATATCTACAAGAATGTGAAGAGGAAGATTGAAAGGGGCATTGCTTTTCCGACATGCTTATCTGTGAACAACACAGTCTGCCATTTCTCTCCACTAGCCACTGATGAGGCTGTCCTGGAGGAAAATGATATGGTCAAAAT AGATATGGGATGCCATATTGATGGTTTTATCGCCGTGGTGGGTCATACACATGTTATCCATGATGGGCCAGTCACTGGGAGAGCAGCAGATGTTCTTGCTGCTGCCAACACAGCTGCAGAAGTTGCTCTGAGGCTTGTTAGACCTGGGAAGAAG AACAAGGATGTCACGGAAGCAATCCAGAAAGTGGCTGCTGCTTATGACTGCAAAATTGTGGAAGGAGTTCTCAGCCATCAGCTGAAACAGTTTGTCATTGATGGTAACAAAGTTGTACTTAGTGTCTCAAATGCTGATACGAAGGTGGATGATGCTGAATTTGAGGAAAATGAAGTGTATGCAATTGATATTGTCACCAGCACTGGAGAAGGAAAG CCCAAGTTATTGGATGAGAAGCAGACAACAATCTACAAAAGAGCTGTAGACAAGAATTATCACTTGAAGATGAAAGCATCTAGGTTCATTTTCAGTGAGATAAGCCAAAAGTTTCCAATCATGCCCTTCACTGCTAG GGCATTGGAAGAGAAGCGTGCTCGCTTAGGCTTGGTGGAATGCATGAATCACGAATTATTGCAGCCATACCCTGTACTTCACGAGAAGCCAG GCGACCTTGTTGCGCACATTAAATTTACTGTGCTTCTGCTGCCATCTGGATCACAGAGGGTAACATCACATCCACTTCAGGAGTTCCAGCCTAAATCCATTGAAGACAATGCTGAAATCAAGGCATGGCTTGCTTTGGggacaaaaacaaagaagaagagtggtggaaaaaagaagaaag GTAAAAAAGGAGATGCAGCAGAAGCAGAGCCTATGGAGGAGGGTTCAAATGATGCCAACAAAGAATAA